tcaacaggtacccccacccacacgcagcatgccttgcagaccccctccatagaaaagattgtctcatttcagtcattcaacctcttcttgtatttctttgCAAGGTAACTGCTCTATTCATCGtctctaaacccaacagaaaggatgttctcatgagaacttcttgctacaccgttagatagagacaaggccactcaggtggtggaatggtcagtaccgagtgggagctgcctgcaggctccactgtgacaatgagctgctgaggttgtcctgctgctgagcgatctatgcagcacagcacgaactgctcaatctacagtggtcttctggtcaggagcagagctcagctttccctgtgagcagcctgcgctctaccttggtgcgacagctgagatgttgcaacccgaatgtgcatggccaggaggagctggagcacgggcaggaggagctgaagcccaatgacttgtcacagcactaccaagtttttggattacttgagatgtggtgggacaattatctgagctagggtgatgcaacagaaagatacaggctcagccgcaggaagtaacagagaggatgactaccagggggatgctctgtgtgtgagggatcagcttggatatatggagctcctctagaagctgagtaacgtgtttggttagcttttgtgtgtgaggttgagaggagaagtcagcaagagtgacattgtgttggaagttacaaactacttgatcagggtgaggaagcagaagaagtcttctgtgtgcaacccgaggaagtctcaggtcaatgagcaggttcccatgggggacagtaactgccctggcattcctcagccaggcaagtaaacagggtgccagcagtcgggaggatcttgggacaacttgttaacacagctgccaagtgggctgagaagggcgatgctcaccaggacctggccccggccaacaaggaagagctgactggggatgtgatcatcagcgtgtgccttggttgtagtgaccagagaatggtgaggtcccaggtgccaggagtgaggaaggccagcagtggagtacagacgggtgaagtccagagaagaagactttgacatacctgggagactgataccggtggtgtggtgggaagcagctctgcagggggaaggagctcaggaaatctgataaggcttacagcctcctcggaggacaagaatgctctatctgaacacccatgaagagaagcattcttctcaggaggatgaggacgtgagctgtttgagttccagagcagaaaggcagaacacaggagttggaaacaggggaagatgcaaaggaggaatttagaaacctcgtccgtggatgtgagaatgacgacaaagccaaagctcccgtagtcttgatacttgcagaggatggtaagggctgcaagatgagctgatactgcttcattaaaagaatgtagaggtgtaatgtgagcctgctgctgagcttcattagagtaggagcaggtagggctgaggtactcaatggcttctttgactctgtgttctcccaggcctttgtggctggaggcaggaccctggaggagaaaaacctgcagtggatggttagacttcatgccactgattgccactctctaggcctgcaagttttcagtccacctctctttcttctcatccagtccagattttaacagcttctatatgacgatatcatagggggacagtgctgaaagattttctgaaatacaggcaaatcaccactcctctctcttcatctaccaagccagtcatgtcattggagaaggttataaggtcagctaaaaatGACTTCCCCTTCGTGAAGCCAGACTGCTTCTGAtgactctcttgtccttcctgtacctggaaatggttgacaggattagctgctccttcaccttagtggaggctgaggtgaggctgaccaacctgtctttccctgagtcctcctttaattccttcttgaaaataggagtcattttgttttacttgggtgtgacttgggcctcttgacacccctgtgctccgggcctcacttggggtctggcacttggaggcccatagtgatatgccattgtgCACCTAAAgtcttcatttgggggttgattcagttgcccacacagaggtgggcactgcctccaagacaccctgaggtagctgaagaccccacgtgggactgggaaatgtgacccaggtcctataggagcatacgtggaggaggagctggaggccaggcagggaagcccaaggcatctccgttaagagagctgatttttttctcttgactagaaagggaagcctgggcaattgagtgcaaggtgtccaacaccagatgagataactctgttctctgccttcccctactttggagacacatgtagtttaccctgcagaaaataaagaaatgagtggtggtagatgctgcagggtacacttggtaaagtccctgtaacctcaaaatattgggattagtgcagatttggctgtgcaaaagagagcacttctcctttcttcgccctatgaatcgagggagctagtgactttagtgggcagcttgttgtgtgcaaagaagaaatatcgacagagtctgggacaggggacagtgttcggggggatcttggggtctgtgcttgacacagaaggtgttttctgttggtctaaggttatctgttgtggaaagtgcacttcagtaggggtaaagcggatttaatataaagcagaggaatgatttttttttttctttaaatcatgcctttttctttttatttgttgaccattaagaaaaagccttctgtgtctacacgcagctcgttctccaagtaaaacaggtgggagtttgtgccaacaggctgagacgtgtatctacagccttaaggggaggaagctgagattggaacaaggcttcttgaagtcccaggtgtttgatgagggagatggtggggttgggggaagggacaaagactacttgattgtcgtaaacaaagggcctttattttcatatatattcagactgctttaggagaagctcaggattattatgaggtggagattgctgacaccaagtaacgtgtaaagaatccaaaaaaaggggggaaaatcttttcttattgttgttttttcactttgactttcgctcctgaaagctctttagttaaccacagaaaaattgagaactttaagcgaagttcttcccagagaacaagtctctagagaagtaaaattcatcagcagacgttcaagtttctaaggatgtcggcatgccccactgaggaccatcattgcaaagggatcgtggagggaattacaagaagatgtgaccatccctgatgcatcccccagggtgaagcaagaagtcagaggcaccggttacaggtggaaaatcagatgtggagtgtggctgtggaaggccttgatgtcttttgcaaagcaggacagccaagccctgatccccatcccctgggaatgggggtctgttgcctcacagcctgttcgtggctcttctttggagcagtgtgatgtggggtgtggaatgttcagtgcaggagagcaatgggaaacctcccaggctctgtaggggtgagtgaggagtcaacaatgccctcgggttgtaaggcactggtctcttctcatgggcctcagtggaagggagagcagccatagccaaactgaagaagacctcatttgtgttgtcagggggtggtcccagccacaccaaggcccttggtcatccccaccacaggctgtgttacactgtcctatgcctgtgcttgtttccttgcagactttagctactgccccatttccccacctcactctgaCCCTCAGATCTCCCAAGCTTtactgatgtccctctgtcctcattcactgttgcttcaaacaaaaagctgtgtttacctgggggTATGCCAATGTCTCTTggtttcccagcaactgcttttttccaacaccctgttaatgcttctctagcacgcaagatgtcacagccacagacttgcttggatctgctattgctctccgcatcccagcactggaatgcacgtcctccttctgctgcctcgaattcgaaactcaagctattccacaataattcaggtcttcttcctgcctttagcacaatcacagaatagtaggggttggaagggacctctgtgggacatctagtccaacccccctgccgaagcaaggacacccagagatggctgcacaggaccacgtccaggagggtcttgaatatctccagagaaggagactccacaacctccctgggcagcctgttccagtgctccgtcaccctcagagggaagaagttcttcctcatgttcagatgcaacttcctgtgcctcagtttgtgcccgttgcccctagtcctgtcgctgggcaccactgaaaagagtctggtcccatcctcctgacacctaccctgcagatatttagtggcatttctaatgtcccctctcaaccttctcttcttcaggctgaacaagcccagctccctcagcctctccttgcaggagagatgttccagtcccctcaccatcctcttagccctccgctggactctctccattagcaggggaggagaacgtcccttgacctgctggtcacactcttcttaatgcaccccaggatcccattggccttcttggcagccagggcacactgctggctcatgctcaacttgttgtccatcaagacacccatgtccctctccacagagctgccttgcagcaggtcagctcctactctgtactgatgtaagtctGCTGAGAAGATATGCTTAGACATGGCCATTGGATCTGGAGTGGTAgcaactcctgaatgatgagggagatgaaataagagacacagtattggtaatagaagtaagtcacaaaatacacctaaagactgaaaaaaagctgagaagtgttgacatatttcttgctttagatctttgttttcagttaatcttgcagaaattttcattgtcattaaatgacatctgaaaaacctaaaggtattaaaaatagatcatttggtgtcttgcaaagagccctatgtgtcccaaaacttctttgcctggcacttctcagtctttgcccagagcaagtcacactctggtgtcagcctctctacccctgtttagatgttggtgtaaatggtcccttacagcacagaaggactcaagtcccacagacctctgctctgctcctgttagaaacagggcccatagtcgcaggaattgaagacaactgcagctggatgggacataaggaaatcttcaatgcaacctgtctgaaaattggtcagaccaagtagttcaatgcttgcttcagtccaagtttgaaactcctagggacagagactgcccagcttctctgggtgacctgttcctgcacttggatgagctcctggggaaaaatcttgtccttctgtcctggctgaacctctcctctttcaccttcctcccactgaattttgtcttctcaccatgaatcttgttgaagagatgggtctgtattctccatgatctccttgtaagtactggcaggctgggatgatgtcagcctcagccatcccttctctgggcttgacaagcccagctccctcagcctctcctaacaggcaatgctctccagtccatggctgtcctggggaacctttgctaaacccactccagctcgtcagtactattcctggagatgtgaaatctgaatctcttccctttgctcttgactccttgcagccacaaattccaggtggtcaccccgtggcaagtggtgcttagtggcccctgtcagttccctggcctgtcccagcccagccctgctgtcccacacatggtccgatggctgcagtgttcaggtgcagcatggggaagggtgtatttggtgtgaggagcagcttgcctctcatAATCTGCAGTACATCTCTTTGtaccctgttccccttctgttcctcctacttgaaacagcctcccacaggCTGTGGAACCTATCCAGCCCTATCTGCATCCCAGGTGGGGTTTagcagacatccctgctctgaagtctgccagggtctgtacaaggagagaggtcgagaagggctggttgttccccctgtgcaggcactgaacccagcgggaggagcaaagaggctgtgcagaaaagctcacacataaacctttggtgagtggctggtgctggatagggctgaacagggaggacaccagtgaaagctcactctagTCCTATTCCCTAACATATCACCCCATATACTCCTCCCCTCAGTGCATGgagaaccccagcacagcagcacagcctcatggggagaatattttcagctttttcctgacctcagctttggGAAGAGAGCAAAGCCTGGAGACACTGGCATTTAGAAAATCCTGGTTTATTACAGAGACATGGCATGGGAGGGCACCTTTTCCACTGTGCCAGACACATATGCAAAGGTAACTCTGTCAGACAAGCTGGGTTCACGGTTCTTGAGAAGCAGAATTGTCACAGGTAAaatgtccaaagcacaggaggttccctagaTATGTTGGAAACCACTTGTGAAGAGATGTGGCACCTTATTGCTGTTGAAATACTACAGATTGAATTTGCTTCTTCAgggcgtctttgagctcctggttcctcatgctgtaaacgAAGGGGTTcattgctggaggaaccactgagtacagcACTGTAATCACCAGATCAAGcaatggggaagagatggagggaggcttcaggtaggcaaacactgcagtgctgaaaaacagggagaccacagccaggtgagggaggcacttggaaaaggctttgtaccgtccctgtgcagaggggatcctcagcacggccctgaagatctgcacataggacagcacaatgaaaacaaaacacccaaaagataaagaaacactaaacccaagaagcccaacttctctgaggtaggagtgtgagcaggagagcttgaggatctgggggatttcacagaagaactgatccacagcattgccgtggcagagaggaattgaaaatgtattgacagtgtgcagcagagaattgagaaagccactgctccaggcagctactgccatgtggacacaagctctgctgcccaggagggtcctgtagtgcaggggtttgcagatggcaatgtatcggtcataggccatgatggtcagaagacaatgctctgctactactaagaaggaaaccaaaaagagctgggcagcacatcctgcataggagatggtcctggtgtcccagagcaaattggccatggctttggggacagtcaTAGAGATGGATGCCaggtcaaggagggagaggttgaggaggaaaaagtacatgg
This DNA window, taken from Opisthocomus hoazin isolate bOpiHoa1 unplaced genomic scaffold, bOpiHoa1.hap1 HAP1_SCAFFOLD_100, whole genome shotgun sequence, encodes the following:
- the LOC142359754 gene encoding olfactory receptor 14C36-like, with protein sequence MPQSFFTPGSHAQRKHLSNSSSITQFLLLAFADTLELQLLHFWLFLGIYLAALLGKTLIITSVACDNHLQTPMYFFLLNLSLLDLASISMTVPKAMANLLWDTRTISYAGCAAQLFLVSFLVVAEHCLLTIMAYDRYIAICKPLHYRTLLGSRACVHMAVAAWSSGFLNSLLHTVNTFSIPLCHGNAVDQFFCEIPQILKLSCSHSYLREVGLLGFSVSLSFGCFVFIVLSYVQIFRAVLRIPSAQGRYKAFSKCLPHLAVVSLFFSTAVFAYLKPPSISSPLLDLVITVLYSVVPPAMNPFVYSMRNQELKDALKKQIQSVVFQQQ